In the Wyeomyia smithii strain HCP4-BCI-WySm-NY-G18 chromosome 2, ASM2978416v1, whole genome shotgun sequence genome, one interval contains:
- the LOC129722231 gene encoding uncharacterized protein LOC129722231: MKKVSPELRPFTSCIVNSKREQRLERKKRKILALAEVMQLTESDTGALPSEAVDSSESVEAETVAKKQKLTDADYRTLKAEVNKKRDKMRHVPKLRLKEVGEEALVKTAPEDRVPLLLDDIQGLLMHALLRTDSPMSPNRWAVMEKAAKLTHTTVLLVEGLTFDDFVEYEANFKECKKIFHNTLQIVVPSYRLVEELACVPLSDSLKDILVAEHGSLEAAMLACKDHLLIRKSIFNNIESANEGVKGEEQDYSDIDLPPGDKFPRTQLLLSPIQMINEDYPLPLTGNLQHRYAGYITTNDRYAPVTPKSPMFALDCEMCKTSIGASELTRVSIVDEQGVEFYETLVRPSNKIVDYLTQFSGITPDIMKNVSKTLKDVHKDLRNKLPPDAILIGQSLNFDLNAMKVMHPYVIDTSILYNVTGTPGTKSKLKILTKKFLHREIQSSSTGHNSVEDCSASLELVKLKLSKNIYFGDQWLQDRRNYHKKASRIGIATKEEVRSMEVDANATDITATLFGHARKKNKKSTIITNANNLYNFESYFGEAIKANDDVKKLLDFEKLSTCEAVVEKTAEKCLNYDFNLSCIQLGQDDLASDDAKRSKIEQIDGWIRQLFTAMSINGLLVVILAGGEVNQNSRMGVAMIQTKKG, encoded by the exons ATGAAAAAAGTGTCACCCGAGCTGCGTCCCTTCACCAGTTGTATCGTTAATAGTAAACGAGAACAACGACTGGAGCGAAAGAAACGCAAAATTCTTGCCTTGGCAGAGGTAATGCAACTTACCGAAAGTGACACTGGAGCATTGCCTTCTGAAGCAGTCGATAGTAGCGAATCAGTTGAGGCCGAAACTGTAGCGAAGAAACAAAAGCTTACGGACGCGGATTATCGAACGTTGAAAGCGGAGGTTAACAAAAAACGAGATAAAATGAGACACGTGCCGAAGTTGCGTCTGAAGGAAGTAGGTGAAGAAGCCCTTGTTAAGACTGCCCCAGAGGATCGGGTTCCCTTGTTGTTGGATGATATTCAGGGGTTGCTGATGCATGCCCTGTTACGTACCGATTCGCCGATGAGCCCGAATCGCTGGGCCGTTATGGAAAAAGCTGCCAAATTGACACATACCACTGTTCTTCTGGTAGAGGGTCTAACATTTGATGATTTTGTCGAATATGAAGCAAATTTCAAGGAATGCAAAAAGATATTCCATAACACACTGCAGATCGTAGTTCCTAGCTATCGACTTGTTGAGGAATTAGCCTGCGTGCCGCTCAGTGATAGCTTGAAAGATATACTGGTAGCTGAACATGGCTCTCTAGAGGCAGCAATGTTGGCCTGTAAAGATCATCTATTGATTAGGAAGAGCATATTCAATAATATCGAATCAGCAAACGAAGGTGTGAAAGGGGAGGAACAAGATTACAGTGACATAGATTTACCGCCAGGAGACAAGTTCCCTCGTACGCAATTACTTCTGTCGCCGATACAGATGATCAACGAAGATTATCCGCTACCTTTGACCG GAAATCTGCAGCATCGTTACGCTGGGTACATAACCACTAACGACCGGTATGCTCCGGTTACACCAAAGTCCCCGATGTTTGCACTGGACTGTGAAATGTGCAAAACAAGCATTGGCGCTTCCGAGTTAACACGTGTGTCAATCGTTGACGAGCAGGGCGTCGAGTTTTACGAGACACTTGTACGTCCCAGCAACAAAATCGTAGATTATTTGACCCAGTTTTCGGGAATCACCCCGGATATCATGAAGAATGTATCCAAAACCTTGAAGGACGTCCACAAGGATTTACGCAACAAACTGCCACCGGATGCGATATTGATTGGTCAATCGTTGAATTTCGATCTGAACGCAATGAAGGTGATGCATCCGTATGTTATCGACACAAGTATTCTATACAACGTGACCGGCACACCGGGTACAAAATCGAAACTGAAGATCCTGACGAAAAAGTTTCTTCATCGAGAGATCCAGAGTTCTTCTACAGGCCACAATTCGGTAGAGGATTGTTCGGCCTCCCTGGAACTGGTCAAATTGAAGCTCTCGAAAAACATTTACTTCGGTGATCAATGGTTACAGGACCGACGAAATTATCATAAAAAGGCTAGTCGGATTGGTATTGCTACAAAGGAGGAAGTCCGGAGCATGGAAGTGGATGCTAACGCAACCGATATCACGGCGACACTGTTTGGACACGCTCGCAAGAAGAACAAAAAATCCACTATAATTACGAATGCTAACAATTTGTACAACTTTGAGAGCTATTTTGGAGAGGCCATCAAAGCAAATGATgacgtaaaaaaattattagattTTGAAAAACTGTCCACTTGCGAAGCTGTTGTGGAAAAGACGGCCGAAAAGTGCTTGAACTATGATTTCAACCTTAGTTGTATTCAACTTGGTCAGGATGATTTAGCGAGCGATGATGCAAAACGTTCCAAGATAGAGCAAATTGACGGCTGGATTAGGCAACTTTTTACAGCGATGTCCATTAACGGGCTGCTAGTAGTAATCTTGGCCGGTGGTGAAGTGAATCAAAACAGTCGAATGGGCGTTGCaatgattcagacaaaaaaggGTTGA
- the LOC129722232 gene encoding putative nuclease HARBI1 has translation MKRKVPKISAAADSFVQDLMEPNSDPDSDPEFESALIAVFGKPPRRKRKRVANFVVDVVDKYTDAEFQQHFRVKRTTAEKIIRLYSNPQFYRENLGVGRRNTPAKDQMLAFLWFLANKSSYRQVGTLFNMAETTFFRHLNQILNFFYDISKDIIRVPQTTAEKESVAESFNSISGFPDVIGCIDVLYISIRKPANKKRNTDQHDEKFMTLQGICDANCKFLDVCIGSPSRIHHSRVFSLSPISEEIAAICQDKFHILGDAAYPIREYLLTPYSGNLSAKKQNYNLRHTQTRVQIENAFGILKHRFRQLMRLDFFEGERMCKFVMACCVLHNMCIDENDYYEGDEDPEDPDDIQPDLSQSLNDQTSGTAGNAALRKRGELKRKQIATMIM, from the exons ATGAAACGAAAAGTACCAAAAATATCTGCTGCAGCAGATTCATTTGTGCAGGATTTAATGGAACCGAATTCAGATCCGGACTCCGATCCTGAATTCGAAAGTGCTTTAATAGCTGTTTTCGGTAAGCCACCGAGAAGAAAGAGGAAACGGGTGGCGAATTTTGTCGTCGACGTAGTTGACAAATATACGGATGCAGAG TTTCAACAGCATTTCAGAGTAAAGAGGACCacagcagaaaaaattataCGACTTTATTCCAATCCTCAGTTCTATCGAGAAAATCTAGGAGTTGGTCGCAGAAATACTCCTGCGAAAGACCAAATGTTGGCATTTCTCTG gttTTTGGCTAACAAAAGCTCCTACCGGCAAGTTGGAACTTTGTTCAACATGGCTGAGACAACGTTCTTTAGGCACCTCAATCAGATCCTGAACTTTTTTTACGACATTTCTAAAGATATCATTCGTGTACCACAAACAACAGCAGAGAAGGAAAGTGTAGCTGAAAGTTTCAATAGT ATTTCAGGGTTCCCGGACGTGATCGGATGCATTGATGTGTTGTACATTTCCATCCGTAAGCCTGCGAATAAAAAACGAAACACCGACCAGCATGATGAGAAATTCATGACACTGCAAGGGATTTGTGATGCTAACTGCAAATTTCTTGATGTGTGCATTGGATCTCCGTCGAGGATACATCACTCCCGTGTTTTCTCGCTGTCACCGATCAGCGAGGAAATTGCTGCGATATGTCAGGACAAATTCCACATATTGGGTGATGCGGCTTACCCAATAAGAGAATATCTGCTGACCCCGTATTCTGGCAACCTGTCGGCTAAAAAACAGAACTACAATCTGAGGCATACTCAAACCCGTGTTCAGATCGAGAATGCTTTTGGAATTCTGAAGCATAGGTTCCGACAGCTTATGCGATTGGATTTCTTCGAAGGAGAACGAATGTGCAAGTTCGTGATGGCATGCTGTGTGTTGCACAACATGTGCATCGATGAAAACGATTATTACGAAGGGGATGAGGACCCCGAAGATCCTGACGATATCCAACCAGATTTAAGTCAAAGTCTAAACGATCAAACGAGTGGAACGGCCGGAAATGCTGCTTTGCGCAAGCGGGGTGAACTGAAACGAAAACAGATTGCTACTATGATAATGTAA